Part of the Fusobacterium sp. DD2 genome is shown below.
CATACTCTCCTGGAAGAGATGAAATATGCATTAAAATTCCGCTACTTCTTTCAAACATCTGTTCCTCCCAAATCTTTACACTACCTAATCAAATTCTTATGCTCATGCAAAGTATCTATTTTAATTTTTTCATCAAATGATTCCTCGTATATCTTAGCAAGCTTAGCCATATATATATCACCATGAATATGTTCAGATATTATCTTTATAAAAACTTCATCATTGGTGTATATACCATCTATGCTGTCATCTCTTTTAGTAACTACAAAACTATATCTAAGATCTGCTACCATCATAATTCGTGTAGGATTATTATAGCTCTCTACCACATTACTCTTATGATATACCTCTATATCTAATCCCATATCATCAACTTTATTAAAAGAAAAAATAATTACTCTTACTCCTCTTTCAATAGCTCTCCTTAATGAATCTCTATATTCTAAAAGTTTGAAATCACTATTTATATAAATTTCATCTGTAGCATTGTCTATTATTTTGGTAAGGATTTTACTTATATTTTCCATTCCTTGGATTTTATAGAAAAATTCTTTCTCTCTTTTTATTTTCAGTCTACTGAGGGAGTGTTTTAATCCCTTCATATTAGCACTAAATTTTTTTTCTAAATCACAAAATAACAGTTCTGGATCCTTAGCCTCATATTCTTTCGTACTTCCTGGTATCATCAAAATATATCCATTCTTATACATAAGGTCTAAAGTTTGATAAACTGTTGATTTAGCAACGCCTAATTCTTTTGTAAGTTTATAACCATTAGCTTTTCCTATTTTTAATAGTGTTGTGTATATAATCGCTTCAGTTTTGGAAAAACCAAAGTTAATTAGATGCGTTATAATTTCTTTCAATCTTATCCCCTTCTCTATAAAGTAGTCTTTTTTTAGACTACTACTGTATATTACAATTATATCTCAAATAGTGTTTACTTTCTATATCTTTTACCAGTTTTTTACACACATTATAATGAAAATTATATCGTTTTATTTCATTATTTTAGAATTCCAAACAAGGTTTCATTCTGTTTTCACACTATAAACACCCAATAATTATATACTTTTTACAACGATTATAAAATTGACAATCCTACTAAGAAATGATAAAATAAAGGCGTAAAAATATTAGAATGAGGTGAATAATATGACAGGATTTGATAGTTGGGAAGAGAACTTATATGACTCAACATTTGATACAATGTTTGATGCTCTTTCAGAACAATATAAAAATGGAGAAATTACAGTTGAAGAACTTAAAAGAAATATAGAAGAACAACAACAAGTTCTTTTAAATGCTTTCTTTGAAGGAGAAACTAAATCTGCTTATTGTAATGCAGTTGTTGATGCACATCAATTTGTACTTGCTTTAATCAACAAAGGTAAATTAAAAGTAGAAAATAACTAGAATCCAAAAAGGGGGATGAACAAGTTTATGAGTAAAAAAGTATATATATTGTTAGCTGACGGTTTTGAGTTAATAGAGGCATTAACACCAGTAGATGTTTTAAGAAGAGGTGGAGTTGATGTTGCAACTGTATCTATAAATGACGATTACGATGTTGCTTCAGCTCAAAAGGTAACAGTTAAGAGTGATGTTCTTCTTTCTCTACACGATTTAAGTGATGGTGATATGCTTGTTCTTCCTGGTGGATTTCCAGGATATGAAAATCTTGCAAACTCTAAAAGAGTAGTAGAATTAGTAAAAGAGTATGATAGTAAAGGTAAGTACATTGCAGCTATATGTGGAGCTCCCACTGTACTTAGCAAAAACGGTATTATGAAAGGTAAAGTTTTAACATGTCATCACTCAGTAGCTGAAGATATGAAAGATTATAAATATACTGGTAAAGTTGTTGAAACAGATGGCAACCTTATTACAGCAATTGGAGCTGGTAAAGCCCTTGATTTTGCATTGAAAATGGCTGAAGTTCTAGTTGACAAAAATACTATGGATAAAATCAAAAAAGGTATGGAAATAAAATAAAAAATATGATAGAATATGTTTGGTCCATTGTACAAGAAGGTGTCTCTTTTGTAGCTTAACTTAAACGAATTAAAATAACTTCAGTCAATATAAATTGACATTTTGTTTAAATTATGTTATCATCTTATGGAAAAAATTTAAAAATTGTTTTAAAACTTAGGAGGTTTTTAATTTGGCAAACACAAGATCAGCTAAAAAGAGAGTATTAATAGCAGAAAGAAACAGAATGAGAAATCAAGCAGTTAAATCTAGAGTTAAAACTATGGTAAAAAGAGTTTTATCAGCAGTTGAACTAAACGAAGCAGAAAATGCAAAAGAAGCTTTATCAGTTGCATACAGAGTATTAGACAAAGCAGTTTCTAAAGGAATTGTTAAGAAAAATACAGCTTCTAGAAAAAAAGCTAGATTAGCAGCTAAAGTAAACGCACTTTAATTTTGTACTTCAAGGATATCCTGAATTCAGGATATCCTTTTTTCGTATATACAAAAAATTAATAAGGAGAGAGAGATGATTAAACTTATATTATTAGATGTAGATGGAACCCTTACTAATGGAAGAATCTATATGGATGACAAAGATAATGCCTGGAAAGCTTTTGATGTAAAAGATGGTTTTGCCATTGCTCAATGGGTAAAACTAGGAGGAGTTGCTGGAATTATTACTGGAAAAACTTCAGTTATTGTAAAAAGACGTGCACAGGAACTTGGAATCCAGGAGCTTGTTCAGGGAGTTAAAAATAAAGTAAAAGAGCTTGAAATATTAGCTGATAAATATAATCTATCTAAGGATGAGATAGCTTACATTGGTGACGATATAAATGATTTAGGTGCTATGTCAAAAGTTGGATTTTCTGCCTGTCCTTACGATGCAGTTCCTGAAGTATTGGAAAGAGTTGATTTTGTATCTTCTAAAAAAGGTGGATATGGTGCTGTAAGAGAGATTTTTGAGAAAATCATGAAAGAAAATGGTATGTGGGATAAAGTTCTGCACAACTATCTCAATGAAAAATAGGAGGTAGCAAATGTTCAATGTAGCAATAATCTGTATGAGTGATAAAGGTTCAAAAGGTGAAAGAGAGGATCTTTCTACCAAAGTTATTGAAGAGATAGTCACATCTCGTGGATACAATGTAACAGAAAAAATTCTTATCCCAGATGAGATAGATATTATAAAGAAAAATCTTATAAGAGTGTGTGATGAAGAGATTGCTAATCTTATTCTCACTACTGGGGGAACAGGTTTTTCAAAAAGAGATGTGACTCCTGAGGCCACAGAGGAGATAATTGAAAAAAGAGTTCCTGGAATTCCTGAAGCTATAAGGGCTTATTCTATGACAATTACTAAGAGAGCTATGCTATCCAGGGCAACTGCTGGAATAAGAAAAAATACTCTTATTATCAATCTTCCTGGTAGTCCTAAAGCTGTAAAAGAGTCTCTTGAATATATAATTGATGACCTCAAACATGGCCTGGAGATACTACTTGGAACTGCTCATGAGTGCGCAAAAAAATAAAAAAGTATCTTTTTTAAAAAAAATGTGCTAAAATAGAATTAGCTTTAGTTAGAGTTACTTTACTTGGGTGGCTCTAACCCCCATAGGAAGTATGTTGAATCGTGCATGCTTCCCCTTGGAAAATATTCACCATAAGTCGAAATTATATTTTGACTTATGGTTTTTTTTATACTTCCACATTTTAATTTAACTGGATAAATTAAGTATAAAAAAATGTTGAAAAATAAATTTTTTTATGTAATAATACTATATGTAGTATTAAAAAAAACATGATATAGAATATATAGTATATTTGGAGGTTAAGATGATTAAAGTTTATGGAAAAGCTGGATGCAGTAAATGTGAGGCTTTAAAGAGCAGATTAAATAATGATGGAGTAGAATTTGAATATATAGAAGATTTAAAAACTCTTATGATAGTTGCAAGTAAAGCAAGAATCATGAGTGCACCAGTAGTTGAGAAAGAGGGAAGTTACTACACTAT
Proteins encoded:
- a CDS encoding helix-turn-helix domain-containing protein, giving the protein MKEIITHLINFGFSKTEAIIYTTLLKIGKANGYKLTKELGVAKSTVYQTLDLMYKNGYILMIPGSTKEYEAKDPELLFCDLEKKFSANMKGLKHSLSRLKIKREKEFFYKIQGMENISKILTKIIDNATDEIYINSDFKLLEYRDSLRRAIERGVRVIIFSFNKVDDMGLDIEVYHKSNVVESYNNPTRIMMVADLRYSFVVTKRDDSIDGIYTNDEVFIKIISEHIHGDIYMAKLAKIYEESFDEKIKIDTLHEHKNLIR
- a CDS encoding DJ-1 family glyoxalase III codes for the protein MSKKVYILLADGFELIEALTPVDVLRRGGVDVATVSINDDYDVASAQKVTVKSDVLLSLHDLSDGDMLVLPGGFPGYENLANSKRVVELVKEYDSKGKYIAAICGAPTVLSKNGIMKGKVLTCHHSVAEDMKDYKYTGKVVETDGNLITAIGAGKALDFALKMAEVLVDKNTMDKIKKGMEIK
- the rpsT gene encoding 30S ribosomal protein S20, with the protein product MANTRSAKKRVLIAERNRMRNQAVKSRVKTMVKRVLSAVELNEAENAKEALSVAYRVLDKAVSKGIVKKNTASRKKARLAAKVNAL
- a CDS encoding HAD-IIIA family hydrolase, which translates into the protein MIKLILLDVDGTLTNGRIYMDDKDNAWKAFDVKDGFAIAQWVKLGGVAGIITGKTSVIVKRRAQELGIQELVQGVKNKVKELEILADKYNLSKDEIAYIGDDINDLGAMSKVGFSACPYDAVPEVLERVDFVSSKKGGYGAVREIFEKIMKENGMWDKVLHNYLNEK
- a CDS encoding MogA/MoaB family molybdenum cofactor biosynthesis protein, with the translated sequence MFNVAIICMSDKGSKGEREDLSTKVIEEIVTSRGYNVTEKILIPDEIDIIKKNLIRVCDEEIANLILTTGGTGFSKRDVTPEATEEIIEKRVPGIPEAIRAYSMTITKRAMLSRATAGIRKNTLIINLPGSPKAVKESLEYIIDDLKHGLEILLGTAHECAKK
- a CDS encoding glutaredoxin family protein, translating into MIKVYGKAGCSKCEALKSRLNNDGVEFEYIEDLKTLMIVASKARIMSAPVVEKEGSYYTMEKFLEVL